In one window of Kitasatospora sp. MMS16-BH015 DNA:
- a CDS encoding amino acid ABC transporter permease encodes MGILFEDGNFALFRDGFLRTVELSLISGALALLLGVLLAAFRVSPVPVLRAFGTGWVTIFRNTPLTLLFLAVTFVLPRLEVHLPSFTLAVIALGSYTGSFVCEAIRSGINTVPIGQAEAARSLGLNFGQTLTSVVLPQAVRTAVPPLGSVFIALPRNSAIAGAFNVDEIFSVQQTWVDRGYSTIAIFCWIALAFLLISTVIAQLFRFLENRLAVAR; translated from the coding sequence ATGGGCATACTCTTCGAGGACGGCAACTTCGCGCTGTTCCGCGACGGCTTCCTGCGGACGGTGGAGCTCAGCCTGATCAGCGGAGCGCTCGCCCTGCTGCTCGGTGTCCTGCTGGCGGCCTTCCGCGTCTCCCCGGTGCCGGTGCTGCGCGCCTTCGGCACCGGCTGGGTCACCATCTTCCGCAACACCCCGCTGACCCTGCTCTTCCTCGCGGTCACCTTCGTGCTGCCGCGGCTGGAGGTGCACCTGCCGAGCTTCACCCTCGCGGTGATCGCGCTCGGCTCGTACACCGGCTCCTTCGTCTGCGAGGCGATCCGCTCGGGCATCAACACGGTGCCGATCGGCCAGGCCGAGGCCGCCCGCAGCCTGGGCCTGAACTTCGGCCAGACCCTCACTTCGGTGGTGCTGCCGCAGGCCGTACGCACCGCCGTCCCCCCGCTGGGCAGCGTGTTCATCGCCCTGCCGAGGAACTCGGCGATCGCCGGTGCCTTCAACGTGGACGAGATCTTCAGCGTGCAGCAGACCTGGGTGGACCGGGGCTACTCCACCATCGCGATCTTCTGCTGGATCGCGCTGGCCTTCCTGCTGATCAGCACCGTGATCGCGCAGCTCTTCCGCTTCCTGGAGAACCGACTGGCGGTGGCCCGATGA
- a CDS encoding amino acid ABC transporter permease, with amino-acid sequence MSSSSSVLYDAPGPKARARYRAFGLLSVLGIAALVWYAYAKLDDAGQFSGVLWAPFEYTGFQQRILDGLLTTLQVFGIAGGLSLLLGSVLAAGRLSDHKPVRAVATAIVQFFRAMPLVIMIFALYVSVFTSQRMLALVIGLTLYNGAVQAEIIRGGINALPRGQAEAGYALGLRKTQVMVSILVPQAVRAMLPSVIGQLVVTLKDTSLGYIISFYELLYSAKLIAGNTSTPLGYPYVQVVLVITPVYILMCLALTGLAKWIEARSRRGANRRTPAAA; translated from the coding sequence ATGAGCAGTTCCTCCTCCGTCCTCTACGACGCCCCCGGCCCGAAGGCCCGGGCCCGCTACCGGGCCTTCGGCCTGCTCTCGGTCCTCGGCATCGCCGCCCTGGTCTGGTACGCCTACGCCAAGCTGGACGACGCCGGTCAGTTCTCCGGCGTCCTCTGGGCGCCGTTCGAGTACACCGGCTTCCAGCAGCGGATCCTGGACGGCCTGCTCACCACGCTCCAGGTCTTCGGGATCGCCGGCGGTCTCTCGCTGCTGCTCGGTTCCGTACTGGCCGCCGGGCGGCTCTCCGACCACAAGCCGGTCCGCGCGGTGGCCACCGCGATCGTCCAGTTCTTCCGGGCGATGCCGCTGGTGATCATGATCTTCGCGCTGTACGTCAGCGTCTTCACCTCCCAGCGGATGCTGGCGCTGGTGATCGGCCTGACCCTCTACAACGGCGCGGTGCAGGCCGAGATCATCCGTGGCGGCATCAACGCCCTGCCGCGCGGCCAGGCCGAGGCCGGGTACGCGCTGGGGCTGCGCAAGACCCAGGTGATGGTCAGCATCCTGGTGCCGCAGGCCGTCCGCGCGATGCTGCCGAGCGTCATCGGCCAGCTGGTGGTCACCCTCAAGGACACCTCGCTCGGGTACATCATCAGCTTCTACGAGCTGCTCTACTCGGCCAAGCTGATCGCCGGGAACACCTCCACTCCCCTGGGTTACCCCTACGTCCAGGTCGTGCTGGTGATCACCCCCGTGTACATCCTGATGTGCCTGGCGCTGACCGGTCTGGCCAAGTGGATCGAGGCGCGGAGCCGTCGCGGCGCGAACCGGCGCACACCGGCCGCTGCTTGA